From Draconibacterium halophilum, one genomic window encodes:
- a CDS encoding LysR substrate-binding domain-containing protein, which produces MITLTQLEYIVAVDTHRHFGKAAEACFITQPTLSMQIKKLEEDLEIIIFDRSKQPLIPTDVGIRIVEQARVVLKQAEEVNNIVKDHKNQVSGMLRIGIIPTLAPYLLPIFVGNYKKKYPNIFIKVVEATTENIINLLHKDLIDVGILVTPLHEEKILEKPLFYEEMLIYANSGHKLHKQKEITVEDIATPEIWLLSDGHCFRNQVVNLCSYLGTTDSQLPFHFEAGSLETLMNIVDREGGITLIPELAKATMSQKRAYNVENFTNLKPLREVSLVYSRHYAKHKLINLLWREIKESVPEELQDENRGTIVEWR; this is translated from the coding sequence ATGATTACCCTAACCCAACTAGAGTACATAGTTGCCGTTGACACTCATCGTCATTTTGGCAAAGCCGCCGAGGCATGTTTTATTACACAGCCAACGCTTTCCATGCAAATAAAAAAGCTGGAAGAAGACCTGGAGATTATAATTTTCGACAGAAGTAAACAACCACTTATTCCTACCGATGTTGGAATTCGGATTGTTGAACAGGCCAGAGTAGTTTTAAAACAGGCAGAAGAGGTAAACAACATTGTAAAAGACCATAAAAACCAGGTCTCGGGCATGTTGCGCATTGGAATTATACCAACGCTGGCACCCTACTTACTCCCAATTTTTGTGGGAAATTACAAAAAGAAGTACCCGAATATTTTCATTAAAGTGGTTGAAGCAACAACTGAAAACATTATCAATTTATTACACAAAGATCTAATTGATGTTGGTATCCTGGTAACTCCTCTGCACGAAGAGAAAATACTCGAAAAGCCTTTGTTTTACGAGGAAATGCTTATTTATGCCAACAGCGGACACAAACTACATAAACAAAAAGAAATTACCGTTGAAGACATTGCAACGCCTGAAATATGGCTGCTTAGCGACGGACACTGTTTCCGCAACCAGGTGGTTAACCTCTGTTCTTATTTGGGAACTACCGACAGTCAACTGCCATTTCACTTTGAAGCCGGATCGCTGGAAACATTAATGAACATTGTTGACCGCGAAGGAGGAATTACACTTATCCCGGAGTTGGCAAAAGCTACCATGTCGCAAAAAAGAGCTTACAACGTGGAAAATTTCACCAACCTTAAACCACTTCGGGAAGTTAGTTTAGTGTACTCGCGGCATTATGCAAAACACAAGTTAATCAACCTGCTTTGGCGGGAAATTAAAGAATCAGTTCCGGAAGAGTTACAGGACGAAAACCGTGGAACAATTGTAGAATGGCGCTAA
- the tig gene encoding trigger factor translates to MNINLENIDQVNAVINLTIEKTDYEKQVADVLKDYRQKATIPGFRPGKVPAGLIKKRFGTAVLVEEVNKLISQNLSKYMMDEKLPILGEPMPNEEKQKPIDWEKDETFEFAFDVALSPEVNVSLDKRNKYTYYNIAVSDDMIQQQVDMAASQLGENIPAEEAKEDSSVRGNFVQLDAEGNEVEGGIAPEGVLLAVDKIKDEEVKNAFIGCKKDDIIVFNPIKAFENNHEVSHMLNIKHEEADTLESDFRYTVTEILQFQKAELNEELFKKLYGEETEIKTLEDFKAQIKEDLAKNLALSSDHKFSLDTRDALVEKTELELPEEFLKRWLNAVNKELTPEQIEKEFPAFILDLKWQLIKDNIAKENELTIEAEEAEDFAKKMAMAQFQQYGIQDAPEEQLESFAKMMLEKPEEKERIYKKLLEDKVVEVVKEKVTIQEEEVSQEKFNEMMQANQ, encoded by the coding sequence ATGAACATTAATTTAGAAAACATCGACCAGGTTAACGCGGTAATCAACCTTACCATCGAAAAAACTGACTATGAAAAACAAGTTGCCGATGTTTTAAAAGACTATCGTCAAAAAGCCACAATCCCAGGATTTCGCCCCGGTAAAGTTCCGGCAGGCTTAATCAAAAAAAGATTTGGAACTGCAGTTTTGGTTGAAGAGGTAAATAAACTGATCTCTCAAAACCTGTCGAAATACATGATGGATGAAAAACTTCCGATACTTGGCGAGCCTATGCCAAACGAGGAAAAACAAAAGCCAATCGATTGGGAGAAAGACGAGACGTTTGAATTTGCTTTCGACGTAGCTTTGTCTCCAGAAGTAAACGTATCGCTCGATAAGCGCAACAAATACACTTACTACAATATTGCCGTTTCTGATGACATGATTCAGCAGCAAGTTGACATGGCAGCGTCACAGCTGGGAGAAAATATACCTGCTGAGGAAGCAAAAGAAGACAGTTCTGTTCGTGGTAATTTTGTTCAGCTTGATGCAGAAGGAAATGAAGTTGAAGGCGGAATTGCTCCGGAAGGCGTTCTTTTGGCGGTTGACAAAATCAAAGACGAAGAAGTTAAAAATGCATTTATCGGTTGCAAAAAAGACGACATTATCGTTTTCAACCCGATAAAAGCGTTCGAAAATAACCACGAAGTTTCGCACATGCTTAACATCAAGCATGAAGAAGCTGACACACTGGAAAGCGATTTCAGATATACCGTTACAGAAATTCTTCAGTTCCAAAAAGCAGAATTGAACGAAGAATTGTTCAAAAAACTTTATGGCGAGGAAACTGAAATCAAAACGCTGGAAGATTTTAAAGCACAGATAAAAGAAGATCTGGCTAAAAACCTGGCCCTTTCATCCGATCATAAATTCTCATTAGACACGCGCGATGCGCTGGTTGAAAAAACGGAACTGGAGTTACCAGAGGAATTTTTGAAACGTTGGTTAAATGCTGTAAATAAAGAATTAACACCGGAGCAAATTGAGAAGGAGTTCCCGGCATTTATTCTTGACCTGAAATGGCAATTGATTAAAGACAATATTGCAAAAGAAAACGAACTAACAATTGAAGCGGAAGAAGCTGAAGACTTTGCCAAGAAAATGGCAATGGCACAGTTCCAGCAGTACGGTATCCAAGATGCACCGGAGGAGCAACTGGAATCGTTCGCAAAAATGATGCTTGAAAAACCTGAAGAAAAAGAACGTATCTACAAAAAATTATTGGAAGACAAAGTTGTAGAAGTAGTGAAAGAAAAAGTTACTATTCAGGAAGAAGAAGTATCGCAGGAAAAATTCAACGAAATGATGCAGGCAAACCAATAG
- the clpX gene encoding ATP-dependent Clp protease ATP-binding subunit ClpX produces the protein MPNKEKMDKCSFCGREKKEVNLLIAGIDGHICDRCAEQANSIIQEEVKTSSSFDLDDIQLLKPKEIKDFLDQYVIGQNRAKRVLSVSVYNHYKRLTQKVDDDETEIEKSNIILVGETGTGKTLLARTIAKMLHVPFTIVDATVLTEAGYVGEDIESLLTRLLQAADYNVEAAERGIVFVDEIDKIARKSDNPSITRDVSGEGVQQGLLKLLEGSIVNVPPQGGRKHPEQKLIPVDTKNILFVCGGAFDGIERKIANRLNTKVIGYSAAKDADRIERENLLQYVSPQDLKSFGLIPEIIGRLPVLTYLNPLDKETLRRILTEPKNSVIKQYKKLFKLDEIELEFEEDALEYIVDKAIEFKLGARGLRSICENIMNDAMFDAPSEEITELCITKEYAEGQIDKSGIRRLKAS, from the coding sequence ATGCCAAATAAAGAAAAGATGGATAAGTGTTCGTTCTGCGGACGGGAAAAGAAAGAAGTAAATCTTCTGATAGCGGGGATTGACGGACACATTTGCGACCGTTGTGCCGAGCAGGCTAACTCCATAATTCAGGAAGAGGTGAAAACATCAAGCTCTTTCGATTTGGATGATATTCAACTGCTCAAGCCAAAAGAGATTAAGGATTTTCTTGATCAATACGTTATTGGCCAGAATCGCGCAAAACGTGTTCTATCGGTTTCGGTTTACAATCATTACAAACGTTTGACACAAAAAGTTGACGATGATGAAACCGAGATTGAAAAGTCGAACATTATTTTAGTTGGCGAAACGGGTACGGGAAAAACCTTGTTGGCACGCACCATTGCAAAAATGTTACATGTTCCGTTTACCATTGTTGACGCGACGGTACTTACGGAAGCCGGTTATGTTGGTGAAGATATAGAAAGCTTGTTGACACGTTTGTTGCAAGCTGCCGATTATAATGTGGAAGCTGCCGAACGTGGGATCGTATTTGTTGATGAAATTGATAAGATCGCACGCAAGAGCGATAATCCATCGATAACACGAGATGTTTCAGGAGAAGGCGTTCAGCAAGGCTTGTTGAAACTGCTGGAAGGTTCGATTGTAAATGTTCCGCCACAAGGAGGACGTAAACACCCGGAACAAAAACTGATTCCGGTTGATACAAAAAATATTCTGTTTGTTTGTGGTGGCGCGTTTGATGGCATTGAGCGCAAAATTGCCAACCGACTAAACACAAAAGTTATTGGCTACAGCGCAGCAAAAGATGCTGATCGTATTGAGCGCGAAAACCTGTTGCAATACGTTTCGCCACAGGATTTAAAATCATTCGGATTAATTCCGGAGATCATTGGTCGTTTGCCGGTGCTTACTTATCTGAATCCTTTAGATAAAGAAACACTTCGCCGCATTTTAACTGAGCCAAAAAATTCAGTGATCAAGCAATACAAAAAGCTGTTTAAGCTGGATGAGATTGAGTTGGAATTTGAAGAAGATGCGCTGGAATACATTGTTGACAAGGCAATTGAATTTAAGTTGGGTGCACGTGGATTACGTTCGATTTGCGAAAATATTATGAACGATGCGATGTTCGATGCCCCATCAGAAGAAATAACTGAACTCTGCATTACTAAAGAATACGCCGAAGGACAAATTGACAAATCGGGTATCAGACGATTAAAAGCAAGCTAA
- a CDS encoding fasciclin domain-containing protein, translating to MKTRNLKNMFGLRSLTIVAAIAVSMAFVSCEKENDDYIPQSEFSEDSALKAGKALPPGDASIAAIAIDAGFSELVGALFYVDEELETELVDMFLNGTDQYTVFAPTNDAFMALYDALGVESISDLPADLVLNVLLYHVTDGRRAANSVVPKKNPRTIETLLEGATFKVDKDLKIWAVGNTANLVPDFVNISASNGIIHVIDAVILPIE from the coding sequence ATGAAAACAAGAAATTTAAAAAACATGTTTGGCTTAAGAAGTTTAACCATTGTAGCAGCAATAGCTGTAAGTATGGCATTTGTAAGTTGTGAAAAAGAAAACGACGACTACATCCCACAAAGTGAATTTAGTGAAGACTCAGCATTAAAAGCTGGTAAAGCATTGCCTCCCGGTGACGCATCCATTGCCGCAATTGCTATCGATGCAGGTTTTTCAGAGTTAGTTGGAGCACTTTTTTATGTTGACGAAGAATTGGAAACTGAATTGGTTGACATGTTCTTAAACGGTACCGATCAGTATACGGTTTTTGCACCAACCAACGATGCATTTATGGCTCTTTACGACGCCTTGGGAGTGGAAAGCATTAGCGACCTTCCGGCAGACTTAGTTCTTAATGTTCTACTGTACCATGTTACTGATGGAAGAAGAGCTGCAAACAGTGTAGTTCCTAAAAAGAATCCAAGAACGATTGAAACACTGCTAGAAGGTGCAACCTTTAAGGTTGACAAAGACCTGAAAATTTGGGCAGTTGGAAATACTGCAAATCTTGTTCCCGATTTTGTTAACATCTCAGCATCAAATGGAATCATACATGTAATCGATGCGGTTATTCTGCCAATTGAGTAG
- a CDS encoding Gfo/Idh/MocA family protein has protein sequence MSNLSRRKFIGTTAASIAAATILPSNVIAGLGHKPPSDKLNIAGIGVGGKGFTNLKFMETENIVALCDVDWDYAGRNAFERWYRAKQYKDFRVMLEEQKDIDAVMIATPDHTHALPALMAMREGKHVFLQKPLTHSVYESRIMTETAARYGVATQMGNQGNSADGIRQICEWIWAGTIGEVTHVDTWTNRPIWPQGLTRPEKSKRIPKTLDWDLFIGPAKFTEYNPIYHPWNWRGWWDFGTGALGDMGCHILDPVFKALNLKYPKTVEGSSTPFNNDSAPNAEFVRYEFDRRDNLPKVAMPAVTVNWYDGGFMPPRPDELKDGEQMGDDGGGCIFYGTKGKIMCGTYAANPTLLPTAEMAHFQEPDKSIRRIYNAMEGGHEQDWIRACKESKDARVEASSNFAYAGPLNEMVVMGVLAVRLQSLQRKLEWDGPNMRFTNIRPSDTIRVLKKDNFDVINGDPTFNKDYETLSAQKMAEEWIRHTYRSGWEQI, from the coding sequence ATGAGCAATTTATCACGTAGAAAATTTATAGGAACAACGGCAGCAAGTATTGCCGCCGCTACAATTCTTCCCTCTAATGTTATTGCAGGGCTTGGTCATAAACCACCCAGCGACAAACTAAATATTGCCGGAATCGGTGTTGGAGGAAAAGGTTTTACCAACCTGAAATTCATGGAAACCGAAAACATCGTTGCCTTATGCGATGTAGACTGGGATTACGCCGGAAGAAACGCATTTGAGCGTTGGTACCGGGCCAAGCAGTACAAAGATTTCAGGGTGATGCTGGAAGAGCAGAAAGATATTGACGCGGTAATGATTGCTACTCCGGATCATACCCACGCCCTGCCGGCATTAATGGCTATGCGCGAAGGGAAACATGTTTTTCTACAGAAACCATTGACGCATTCGGTTTACGAATCGCGAATTATGACCGAAACCGCAGCACGTTACGGCGTTGCCACACAAATGGGCAACCAGGGAAATTCGGCCGACGGTATTCGCCAGATTTGCGAATGGATTTGGGCCGGAACAATTGGTGAGGTTACCCATGTTGACACCTGGACTAACCGCCCGATATGGCCACAGGGTTTAACCCGACCGGAAAAAAGCAAAAGAATTCCCAAAACACTGGATTGGGATTTATTTATAGGCCCGGCAAAGTTTACGGAATACAACCCCATTTACCACCCATGGAACTGGCGTGGCTGGTGGGATTTTGGAACCGGAGCACTCGGCGATATGGGATGCCATATTCTCGATCCTGTTTTTAAAGCATTAAACTTAAAATATCCGAAAACAGTTGAAGGCAGTTCAACACCATTTAATAATGATTCGGCACCAAATGCAGAGTTTGTACGTTACGAATTTGATCGCCGTGATAATCTCCCAAAAGTAGCCATGCCCGCAGTTACCGTAAATTGGTACGACGGTGGTTTTATGCCACCACGACCCGATGAATTAAAAGATGGCGAACAGATGGGCGACGACGGTGGTGGTTGTATTTTCTACGGTACAAAAGGGAAGATTATGTGTGGCACTTACGCTGCTAATCCAACCTTATTGCCAACAGCAGAAATGGCTCATTTTCAAGAGCCGGATAAATCGATTCGACGCATTTATAATGCCATGGAAGGCGGACATGAACAAGACTGGATAAGAGCCTGCAAAGAAAGTAAAGATGCACGTGTTGAAGCCTCGTCGAATTTTGCCTATGCCGGCCCATTAAACGAAATGGTTGTTATGGGTGTGCTGGCTGTTCGATTGCAAAGCCTTCAGCGCAAGTTGGAGTGGGACGGACCGAATATGCGATTTACAAATATTCGTCCATCGGATACCATTCGCGTATTGAAAAAAGACAATTTTGATGTAATTAACGGTGATCCGACTTTTAACAAAGATTACGAAACTCTATCGGCGCAAAAAATGGCCGAAGAGTGGATCAGGCACACTTACCGTAGCGGCTGGGAGCAGATTTAA
- the pyrF gene encoding orotidine-5'-phosphate decarboxylase, which yields MNQQQLFEQIQKKRSFLCVGLDTDIQKIPQHLKDTSDPVFSFNKEIIDATAGFSVAYKPNLAFYESLGSKGMESLEKTVRYIKSKFPEIFVIADAKRGDIGNTSNLYARAFFDQQDFDAVTVAPYMGEDSVKPFMTYLDKWVILLALTSNKGASDFQFIEDKESGDKLFETVLKTSQNWGTTENLMYVVGATKAEKLKEIRTIVPNHFLLVPGVGAQGGSLQEVAKNGMNSKCGLLVNSSRGIIYASSETDFATKAGAAAAGVQKEMEVLLKEAGLI from the coding sequence ATGAATCAACAACAACTATTTGAGCAGATCCAAAAAAAGCGCAGTTTTCTTTGCGTGGGTTTGGATACCGATATTCAAAAAATTCCACAACACTTGAAAGATACGTCTGACCCGGTCTTTTCATTCAACAAAGAAATTATTGATGCCACTGCCGGGTTTTCGGTGGCTTATAAACCCAATCTGGCATTTTACGAAAGTTTGGGATCGAAAGGAATGGAAAGCCTGGAAAAAACTGTGAGGTATATAAAATCTAAATTCCCTGAAATTTTTGTGATTGCAGATGCCAAACGTGGAGATATTGGCAATACATCGAATTTATATGCACGTGCATTTTTCGATCAGCAGGATTTTGATGCGGTAACCGTTGCGCCCTACATGGGCGAAGACTCGGTAAAACCGTTTATGACTTACCTCGACAAATGGGTGATTCTTTTGGCGCTTACATCAAATAAAGGAGCATCCGATTTTCAGTTTATCGAAGACAAAGAAAGTGGCGACAAGTTGTTTGAAACGGTTTTAAAAACATCGCAAAACTGGGGAACCACAGAGAATCTGATGTATGTAGTTGGAGCTACAAAAGCGGAGAAACTGAAAGAAATTCGCACGATTGTTCCTAATCACTTTTTGTTAGTACCGGGCGTGGGAGCGCAAGGTGGTAGCTTGCAGGAAGTAGCAAAAAACGGAATGAACAGCAAATGTGGTTTGTTGGTGAATTCGTCGCGTGGAATTATCTACGCTTCGTCGGAAACTGATTTCGCAACAAAAGCTGGAGCAGCAGCAGCAGGAGTTCAGAAAGAAATGGAAGTGCTGTTGAAAGAGGCCGGATTGATTTAG
- the prfA gene encoding peptide chain release factor 1 — MAEYALLEKFESIKHRFEEVEQQITDPEVIADMKRYVKLNQEYKNLQKLVEKFQEFKNLVDNIQTGKEMLAEESDEEMREMAREEIEESEKRIPELEKEIKMLLVPADPEDAKNAILEIRAGTGGDEASIFAGDLFRMYSKFCEQKGWRMEVTNANEGTAGGFKEIVANISGEGVYGVMKYESGVHRVQRVPQTETQGRVHTSAATVAVLPEADEFDVELKTEDIRRDEYCSSGPGGQSVNTTYSAIRLTHIPTGIVVTCQDQKSKLKNLDKAMGELRTRLYNMEYQKYIDEISSKRKTMVSTGDRSAKIRTYNWPQGRVTDHRINLTMYNLQAIINGEISEIIEKLMLEENAAKLKEAEI; from the coding sequence ATGGCAGAATACGCATTATTAGAAAAGTTTGAATCGATAAAGCACCGCTTCGAGGAAGTAGAGCAGCAGATTACCGATCCTGAGGTGATTGCTGATATGAAGCGTTACGTAAAGCTGAATCAGGAATACAAAAACCTGCAAAAGTTAGTTGAAAAGTTTCAGGAATTTAAAAATCTGGTTGATAATATCCAGACCGGGAAAGAAATGCTGGCCGAGGAAAGCGATGAAGAAATGCGCGAAATGGCGCGTGAGGAAATCGAAGAGTCGGAAAAACGTATCCCTGAACTTGAGAAGGAAATAAAAATGTTGCTTGTTCCGGCCGATCCGGAAGATGCCAAAAATGCAATTCTTGAAATCCGTGCCGGAACCGGTGGCGATGAGGCAAGTATTTTTGCCGGCGACCTGTTCCGCATGTACAGTAAGTTTTGCGAACAAAAAGGCTGGCGTATGGAAGTTACCAATGCCAACGAAGGAACCGCAGGTGGTTTTAAAGAGATTGTTGCCAATATTAGCGGCGAAGGTGTTTACGGCGTTATGAAATACGAATCGGGAGTGCACCGTGTGCAGCGTGTACCACAAACCGAAACACAGGGACGGGTGCATACGTCGGCAGCAACAGTAGCGGTTTTGCCTGAAGCGGATGAATTTGATGTGGAATTAAAAACCGAGGATATCCGTCGTGATGAATACTGTTCGTCAGGCCCTGGTGGACAGTCGGTGAATACCACTTATTCGGCCATTCGTTTAACGCACATTCCAACCGGAATTGTAGTTACTTGTCAGGATCAGAAATCGAAGCTGAAAAACCTTGACAAAGCAATGGGAGAGCTGCGTACCCGATTGTACAATATGGAGTACCAGAAATATATCGACGAGATTTCATCGAAACGGAAAACAATGGTTTCTACCGGCGACCGGTCAGCGAAAATTCGTACGTACAACTGGCCACAGGGAAGGGTTACCGATCACCGTATTAACCTTACTATGTACAACTTGCAGGCAATTATTAATGGCGAAATTAGTGAAATCATTGAAAAATTGATGCTCGAAGAAAACGCCGCAAAACTTAAAGAAGCAGAAATTTAA
- a CDS encoding AIR synthase related protein produces the protein MVQYYARRWAGTKSALAYMYWKETGDVSVWKGIAQDALIMNVDDLLCVGATDNILVSSTIGRNKNNIPGEVIAAIINGTEELLANLREMGVSIYSTGGETADVGDLVRTIIVDSTVTCRMKKADVVSADKIAAGDVIVGLSSSGTATYETEYNGGMGSNGLTSARHDVFANYLADKYPESFDPEVPSDLVYSGGKKLTDAIEGLNIDAGKLVLSPTRTYAPVIKKVLDKYRSQISGMIHCSGGAQTKVLHFVENVHVVKDNMFPVPQLFKLIQEQSGTNWKEMYKVFNMGHRYEIYCSADVANEIIEISKSFNIDAQIIGKVEPFDGKKLTIKSEKGEFIY, from the coding sequence ATGGTGCAATATTATGCACGCCGATGGGCAGGAACAAAATCGGCATTGGCGTACATGTACTGGAAAGAAACCGGCGACGTATCGGTGTGGAAAGGAATAGCTCAGGATGCATTAATCATGAATGTTGACGACTTGCTTTGTGTTGGTGCAACCGATAATATTTTGGTGTCGTCGACCATTGGCCGTAACAAAAACAATATTCCGGGCGAAGTTATTGCAGCTATCATTAACGGAACCGAAGAGTTGCTTGCCAACCTGCGCGAAATGGGTGTGAGCATTTATTCAACCGGCGGAGAAACTGCTGATGTCGGTGATTTGGTTCGCACAATCATTGTTGACTCAACGGTTACTTGCCGAATGAAAAAAGCAGATGTGGTGTCGGCCGATAAAATTGCTGCCGGAGATGTAATTGTTGGTTTGTCATCATCGGGAACGGCAACTTACGAAACGGAATACAACGGTGGAATGGGAAGTAACGGATTAACTTCGGCCCGCCACGATGTTTTTGCCAATTATCTGGCCGATAAATACCCGGAGAGTTTTGATCCGGAAGTTCCGTCAGACTTGGTTTATTCAGGGGGAAAAAAGCTGACTGATGCTATTGAAGGATTAAATATTGATGCCGGCAAGCTGGTACTTTCGCCAACACGAACTTATGCTCCGGTAATTAAAAAAGTGCTGGACAAGTATCGCTCACAAATTTCAGGAATGATTCATTGTTCGGGAGGAGCGCAAACAAAAGTATTGCATTTTGTCGAGAATGTTCATGTTGTAAAAGATAATATGTTTCCGGTACCGCAGCTGTTCAAACTAATTCAGGAGCAATCGGGTACCAACTGGAAAGAAATGTACAAGGTGTTCAACATGGGGCACCGTTACGAAATATACTGCAGTGCCGATGTGGCCAACGAGATTATTGAAATCTCAAAATCGTTCAACATCGATGCACAAATTATTGGAAAAGTTGAACCTTTCGACGGTAAGAAATTGACAATTAAGTCGGAGAAAGGGGAATTCATTTATTAA
- a CDS encoding AMP-binding protein — translation MINKTRLTLPALFYNSVEKFADNTSVKFAGEEDFTYKQMGEDVELLAELLVGLGIGKGDKVAILSTNMPNWGKAFFATSVVGAVAVPILPDFHSNEIETIIEHSESKLLFVSEGLYKSVSPGVSDIVEHMVLVDNFAVIPKQMPAELLTKLTSSLPLTTRKFLPVDVVEEDLASIIYTSGTTGSSKGVMLTHKNLAWTAQQSRTLQRITPVDRFISILPLSHTLENTVGFLLPFMYGASVHYLRKPPVASVLMPALQEVKPTVMLSVPLIIEKVYKAKIQPAFQKSGMMRFLTSFAPTRKLMHKIAAKKLHKTFGGHLHFFGIGGAKLDSTVERFLFEGGFPYAIGYGLTETAPLLSGAVGKYRRVGSAGIAMKGVSLRIANPDPATGEGEIQAKGENVMRGYYKAPDITKDVFTEDGWFRTGDRGMFDKQNLLHIKGRIKTMIVGASGENIYPEEIETVINKMRFVLESLVVEKKGKLVAMIHLNTEEMEEHFKQLKEDAQHYFTERSDEILEEIMKKVNQEVNKFSRINQVVLQPNPFERTPTRKIKRFLYA, via the coding sequence ATGATTAACAAAACAAGATTGACTTTGCCGGCATTGTTTTACAATTCGGTGGAGAAATTTGCGGATAATACCTCGGTAAAGTTTGCCGGTGAAGAGGATTTCACTTACAAACAAATGGGAGAGGATGTGGAGCTTTTGGCGGAACTTTTAGTAGGACTGGGCATTGGTAAAGGCGATAAAGTAGCCATTTTAAGCACCAATATGCCAAACTGGGGAAAAGCTTTTTTTGCTACTTCGGTAGTTGGGGCAGTGGCTGTTCCTATTTTACCCGATTTCCATTCGAATGAGATTGAGACGATTATAGAACACTCCGAATCAAAATTGCTGTTTGTTTCCGAGGGGCTCTACAAATCGGTGAGTCCGGGTGTTTCTGATATTGTAGAGCATATGGTTTTGGTGGATAACTTTGCTGTAATTCCCAAACAAATGCCGGCAGAACTTTTAACGAAATTAACTTCTTCGTTGCCTCTAACCACCCGTAAGTTTTTACCTGTTGATGTGGTGGAAGAAGATCTGGCATCGATTATTTATACATCGGGTACTACGGGTAGCTCAAAAGGAGTGATGCTTACGCACAAAAATCTGGCGTGGACAGCGCAACAAAGTCGTACGTTACAGCGGATAACTCCTGTCGACAGGTTTATTTCCATATTGCCACTGTCGCATACACTCGAAAATACGGTGGGCTTTTTATTGCCGTTCATGTACGGCGCATCGGTTCATTATCTGCGGAAACCTCCTGTAGCATCGGTGTTAATGCCGGCATTGCAAGAGGTTAAGCCTACTGTAATGTTATCGGTGCCACTCATTATCGAGAAGGTTTACAAGGCAAAAATTCAACCAGCTTTCCAAAAAAGCGGGATGATGCGTTTTCTAACTTCGTTTGCGCCAACACGAAAATTAATGCATAAAATTGCGGCTAAAAAGCTACATAAAACATTTGGCGGGCACTTGCACTTTTTCGGAATTGGTGGTGCAAAACTTGACTCAACAGTTGAACGCTTTTTATTTGAAGGCGGATTCCCGTACGCCATTGGTTATGGATTAACCGAAACGGCACCTCTGTTATCAGGGGCAGTAGGAAAATACAGGAGAGTAGGTTCTGCTGGAATTGCCATGAAAGGTGTCTCATTGCGCATCGCCAATCCTGATCCGGCAACCGGTGAGGGCGAAATTCAGGCAAAAGGCGAGAATGTTATGAGAGGTTATTATAAAGCTCCTGACATTACCAAAGATGTTTTTACCGAAGATGGCTGGTTTCGCACCGGTGACCGGGGAATGTTTGATAAACAAAATTTGCTGCACATTAAAGGCCGTATAAAAACGATGATTGTGGGGGCCAGTGGCGAAAATATTTACCCCGAAGAAATTGAAACGGTGATTAACAAAATGCGTTTTGTATTGGAATCGCTGGTGGTTGAAAAGAAAGGTAAACTGGTAGCCATGATTCATTTGAACACCGAGGAAATGGAAGAACATTTTAAACAATTGAAAGAGGACGCACAGCATTATTTTACTGAAAGATCGGATGAAATATTGGAGGAGATCATGAAAAAAGTGAACCAGGAAGTGAATAAGTTTTCGCGGATCAATCAGGTTGTATTGCAGCCAAATCCTTTTGAACGTACGCCAACAAGAAAGATTAAGCGCTTTTTATACGCTTAG